From the Mesorhizobium koreense genome, the window GCAAGCCTTGTGCGGCGCGAGCGCGATCGAGGTGGTCCATGCCGGCACGTGCGGCAGCAACAGATCGGAGCGCAGCGTCGCATGCAGCGGAGGCGTTCCGCTCTCCGACAGGGAAGATCGCGAGCACGCCGTCGCCTATGAATTTCAACACTTCGCCGCCGAAAGCGTGCACCGCGCCGGCTATCCGGTCGAACCAGGCGTCGAGCGCGGTGACTACATCCTTGGGATCGGTCATTTCCGACAGTTCCGTGAAGCCCCGAAGATCGGCGTAGAGCAAGGCCGCCCGGACAATCTCTCCCAGCTCGCGACGCAGGCGGCCAGCCAGTACCTGGGCCGCACTGCGCCGACCGAGATAGGCCTCCAGCAACGCAGCTAGGGTGGAGCGCGCGGCGAAGACGGCAAGCGGCGAGGCCGCGAAACGCGCCACCTCACGCAGCTCTTCCAACTCGGAGCCGCTTAATGACCTGTTCGCCGCCCAGCTGATCACCGCGCCGTCGTGAATATCGCCGATGACATGTTCCCGTACGGTGGCGGCGCCCAGCCCAGCCAGCCAGTCGCGACCAACGGTCCGGCTCCCCGGATTTGCCGGGCCAGCGGCTTCGAAGCCCAATGCTTCGATAACCCTCCCGGTGTCGGACCGCCATAACCATGTGCGCCGCGCAATGATCGGGTGTGCCGCCGCCTGCGTAAGCGCACCGGCCGTGATCGGCAGGCCGTCCGCGACGAGCCTTGCGCCAAGTGCCGACAGGAAAGCGGCGGTGTCGGGCACGCCGACAGCATCGTCGACCAGGAAGGACAGAGTAGAGGACAATCTCATGCGGCGGATCATGCAACGGTGTCGGTTGCCTGTCATGAGGCTGGCGGCTGCTTTCTTGCGTGCAATGCCAATCGGGCTACATTGCTGACACCGGCACCGAAATCGCACCTCCGACCGAAGGAAGCCGCAGTCCATGACCGAGACGCTTCATAGAGAAATTGAGATCGCGGCTCCGCAGGCAACGGTGTTCGCCTTCCTCACCGATCCGGATAAGATGTTGCGCTGGATCGGCACGAACGCGAAGATCGACGCACGGCCGGGCGGCATCTATCTCCTCAGCGTCGCCGGCAAATACGCGGCACGCGGCGAGTTCACGGAAGTCATTCCCGTGCATCGCCTAGCCTACAGCTTCGGTTGGGAAGGGCGCGAGGAAGTCCCGCCAGGATCGAGCATGATCGAAATCGACCTGGTCGAAAAGGACGGCGGAACGCTGGTGCGCTTCACCCACAGCGGATTGCCGAACGAAGAGGAGCGGGCGAGCCACGAGAAAGGCTGGAACCATTATCTCGGCAGGCTGGCGATCGCAGCCACTGGTGGCGATCCGGGGCCGGACACGCACCCAGATGCGTAAAGGAGCAAACGGGACGGAAAGAAGCTATCCACCTTTCGTCCGCCACGGTTACTACAGGATCCGGCCTCAGCGCACGTAGCCCTTGCCGTAATGGCGCTCGATGCGGGATTGGATCAGTTCGAAGCAGATCGACATTACCCAATAGATGATGGCGGCCGCGATCAGCATTTCGAAGACGCGGAAATCGCGCTTGCCGATGATCTGAGCGGTCTTGGTCAGTTCCCAGACGCCCATCACGGAGACCAGCGAGGAATCCTTCAGCATGGCGATGAACTGGTTGCCGGTCGGCGGCACGATCAGCCGCATCGCCTGCGGGAAGATGATCTTGCGGAAGGTGAGCCCCGGCGGCAGGCCGAGCGCCATGGCGGCGTCGCGCTGGCCGTGCGGCACGCCAAGAATGCCGGCGCGGAAGATCTCGGCCATGTAGGCGCCGTAACAGAGCGACAGCGCGATGATGCCAGACGGCACCGCGTCGAGCGCGAACTGGCGGCCAAGCGTCGGCAGGCCGAGATAGATCAGATAGACTTGGAGAAGCAGCGGCGTGCCCCGGAAAAACGACGTGTAGAAGGTCGAGACGGCGTAGGCCGGGCCGGATTTCGACAGGCGCGCAAGTGCGGCCGCCATCGCCAAGCAGCAGGCGATGGCAATCGAAACCAGCGATACATAGAGCGTGGTCACCGCCCCCGTCGTGATGAGGAAGGCGATATTGGTTTGGCCGGTCTCGCTCTCCTCGAACCAGACGCCGAGGTCGCGGTTGAAACTGCCGACAAAGGCGACAAACAAAAGCAGAAGCTCGATCCAGACGACCACGATCTGGGCGCCGAAGGGCAGGAGCCGCACGATGGCGACGTTCACCCATACCGCGACCGCAATGAGGATGCCGGTCACGATATTCAGTGCCAGGCCCGGTTCCGTGTCGGGGCCGGTCGCACCGCCCAGGAGCGGCGCCAGCAGACCGCCGACACGCGTGCCGCCGAGCCCCATCCAGGTGAGAACG encodes:
- a CDS encoding adenylate/guanylate cyclase domain-containing protein, with protein sequence MRLSSTLSFLVDDAVGVPDTAAFLSALGARLVADGLPITAGALTQAAAHPIIARRTWLWRSDTGRVIEALGFEAAGPANPGSRTVGRDWLAGLGAATVREHVIGDIHDGAVISWAANRSLSGSELEELREVARFAASPLAVFAARSTLAALLEAYLGRRSAAQVLAGRLRRELGEIVRAALLYADLRGFTELSEMTDPKDVVTALDAWFDRIAGAVHAFGGEVLKFIGDGVLAIFPVGERNASAACDAALRSVAAARAGMDHLDRARAAQGLPPLPFGMALHVGEMLWGNIGTADRLDFTAIGPSVNVVSRLEGLCRTLGRPVLLSGAFAAETTQPLLALGEHTLRGIAAPCAVFTLNE
- a CDS encoding SRPBCC family protein, whose protein sequence is MTETLHREIEIAAPQATVFAFLTDPDKMLRWIGTNAKIDARPGGIYLLSVAGKYAARGEFTEVIPVHRLAYSFGWEGREEVPPGSSMIEIDLVEKDGGTLVRFTHSGLPNEEERASHEKGWNHYLGRLAIAATGGDPGPDTHPDA
- a CDS encoding amino acid ABC transporter permease, producing the protein MGLGGTRVGGLLAPLLGGATGPDTEPGLALNIVTGILIAVAVWVNVAIVRLLPFGAQIVVVWIELLLLFVAFVGSFNRDLGVWFEESETGQTNIAFLITTGAVTTLYVSLVSIAIACCLAMAAALARLSKSGPAYAVSTFYTSFFRGTPLLLQVYLIYLGLPTLGRQFALDAVPSGIIALSLCYGAYMAEIFRAGILGVPHGQRDAAMALGLPPGLTFRKIIFPQAMRLIVPPTGNQFIAMLKDSSLVSVMGVWELTKTAQIIGKRDFRVFEMLIAAAIIYWVMSICFELIQSRIERHYGKGYVR